A region from the Hydra vulgaris chromosome 08, alternate assembly HydraT2T_AEP genome encodes:
- the LOC136083014 gene encoding uncharacterized protein LOC136083014, translating into MAKVLAAINYRSTVLQARNATIDVEITNLSSFLVELNTIRDSWDTILNECRLLGTSLQINRVFSGKKNTKRKKRTQELKRTPAEEFKINVFIDIIIGNMTRRFNAAKEIDSLFNVLWLFRNLNDQEIQKRCEKLQKMCENDIDDHLRDEILHLKSIYDANIQNIILQPIELLNEIKKKKLDVLFPNIIIAIKLFCTIPVTVAQAERSFSMLKRIKNILRSTMTQNRLNDLGLLSIEAKMAMKINFEEIINLFASRKTRKTLL; encoded by the coding sequence ATGGCAAAAGTTCTTGCAGCTATAAACTACAGAAGTACTGTTTTACAAGCTCGCAATGCAACAATTGATGTAGAAATAACCAATTTGTCAAGTTTTCTTGTTGAATTAAATACGATAAGAGATAGTTGGGATactattttaaatgaatgtaGATTGTTGGGCACATCTTTACAGATAAACAGAGTATTTTCggggaaaaaaaatactaaaagaaaaaaaagaacacaagAGTTAAAAAGGACACCGGcagaagaatttaaaattaatgttttcatAGATATCATTATTGGAAATATGACAAGAAGATTTAATGCAGCAAAAGAAATAGATTCTTTATTCAATGTATTATGGTTGTTCCGTAACTTAAATGatcaagaaatacaaaaaaggtgtgaaaagttgcaaaaaatgtGTGAAAATGATATTGATGATCATCTTAGAGATGAAATACtacatttaaaatcaatttatgatgccaatatacaaaatattattcttcAGCCCATTGAAttgttaaatgaaattaaaaaaaaaaaactggatgTGCTGTTTCCAAACATTATAATTGCAATAAAGCTATTTTGCACAATTCCAGTGACAGTTGCTCAAGCAGAAAGATCTTTTAGCATgttgaaaagaataaaaaacatattaagaTCAACAATGACACAAAATCGTTTAAATGACTTAGGACTTTTATCTATTGAAGCCAAAATGgctatgaaaattaattttgaagaaattattaatttgtttgcgAGTCGAAAGACTCGCAAAACGCTATTATGA